The Styela clava chromosome 10, kaStyClav1.hap1.2, whole genome shotgun sequence genome window below encodes:
- the LOC120337758 gene encoding uncharacterized protein LOC120337758, giving the protein MKNHIKTCIKIDRRNIRMNKLSFTTIFLTTVLFCPMYCESLSVEQFINNNSCYIHSTRYDYDGFVPVTLNWIRCPSNVYPSMFVRAKCSSRCKDPVTGNDLSTQLYTTKEVKYAMSFEVRKSNRVETETIRSLQTCRCVRR; this is encoded by the exons ATGAAGAATCACATCAAAACGTGTATAAAGATTGATAGAAGAAATATTAGGATGAACAAACTTTCATTCACTACG atatttttgacAACAGTCCTATTTTGCCCCATGTACTGCGAATCATTGAGTGTGGAACA atttattaACAATAATTCTTGCTACATTCATTCTACAAGATATGACTACGATGGCTTCGTTCCAGTAACATTGAATTG GATTCGTTGCCCTAGTAATGTATATCCTTCGATGTTTGTACGAGCGAAGTGTTCTTCTCGATGCAAAGATCCTGTTACTGGCAATGACCTCAGCACACAACTGTACACAACTAAAGAGGTCAAATACGCAATGAGTTTCGAAGTTCGAAAAAGCAATAGGGTTGAAACTGAGACTATCAGATCATTGCAGACTT